GCACCCGTTCGATCAGGCCGTCGTGGGCCAGGAGTTGATCCGCCAGCCCGCCGGGGGCGATGACCCGAGATATCGCGCCGTCGTCGGTCGTCATCCGGTCCAGCAGCCCGCCTTCCGCGGTCACCTGGTCGACGATCCCGCCCGGTGCGAGCGCCCGAGAGATCGCACCGTTCTCTGCGGTGAGCCGGTCCAGCAGCCCGCCTTCCTCGGTCAGCTGATCGACGATTCCGCCCGGGCGCAGAAGTCGGTCGAGCGGACCGTTGGGCGCCAGTGCCCTGCCGAGTGGCGCGTCGTCATCCATCAGCCTGGCCAGGCGATTTGCTCGGTCGACGGCTTCGTCGAGACCCAGCAGTTTCGCGAACGACGCCGACCCGTCGGCGGTCGCCGAATCCGATTCACCTAGGGTGCGCTGGGCGATGCCGAGGGCGCCGCTGGCCATCGAAAGCCCTGCGTCAGCCATGGCCAGACCGACTCGTACCGGTGCGGTGGCCAGGTCCGTCACGGCTTTCCCCAGGTTCATTTCCCCAGTCTATGGACGACGCAAGGCCAAACTCACAGGAAGTACACAGTCTTTCGCAAGGAACATCGCAAGCAATCGGGCGGAAAGTGGATGAATGGCGATGGCTCCTGCACACGAACACACCCCGGAGGCCACGGTCCTCGTGGTAGACGACGAGACCAACATCGTCGAGCTGCTGTCGGTGAGCCTCAAGTTCCAGGGTTTCGACGTCTACACGGCGTCCAACGGTTCGGCCGCCCTGGACAAGGCACGTGAGGTCAAACCGGACGCGGTGATCCTCGACGTGATGATGCCCGGCATGGACGGCTTCGGCGTGCTGCGTCGGCTGCGTGCCGACGGCATCGACGCTCCGGCGCTGTTCCTCACGGCCCGCGATTCGCTGCAGGACAAGATCGCCGGGCTCACCCTCGGCGGTGATGACTACGTGACAAAACCGTTCAGCCTCGAAGAGGTGGTCGCCCGGCTGCGGGTGATCCTGCGGCGGTCGGGTCGTGGTGCCGTCGAGGAGGCGCGCAGTTCCCGGTTGACGTTCGCCGACATCGAACTCGACGAGGACACCCACGAGGTGTGGAAAGCCGGCGAGCCGGTCTCCCTTTCACCTACCGAATTCACGCTGCTGCGCTACTTCATCATCAACGCGGGCACCGTGCTGTCGAAGCCGAAGATCCTCGACCACGTCTGGCGCTACGACTTCGGCGGTGACGTCAACGTCGTCGAGTCCTACGTGTCGTATCTCCGTCGCAAGATCGACACCGGCGAACAGCGTCTGCTGCACACGTTGCGTGGCGTGGGGTACGTCCTTCGCGAACCCCGATGAGTGGACGGCACAGATAAGCGCTTGCGAGACGGGCAGAGCGCTGACCTGAACAATGGGCCTGTGGGCGCATTGAGCAGGCGGGGAATCCCGCTGCGCGTTGGACTCGTGGCCGCCACCCTGGTGTTGGTGGCGTGCGGCCTGCTCGCCGCGGATGTGGCGGTCACATCGATCCTGCGCCACAGCCTGAGCAACCGGGTGGACGAGGAACTGCTCGACGCCTCCCGCAGCTGGGCCCAAGCCCCGCGTCAGGTGCCCGCGGAGCCGATGGCGGGGCCCAACCCCGCCCGCCCGCCGTCGGACTTCTACGTCCGGGGCATCGGTCCCGACGGCCACATCTGGATGGCGGTCAACGACCGTGACGCCGAACCGGCACTGCCTGACTCCAATGACGTCGGTCCCGAGCCGGTCACCATCGGTTCGGTCGGCGACTCGGGCGTCCGGTGGCGCGCGATGACGGTGCGCGGTCCGCAGGGCGAACTCACCACCGTGGCCATCGATCTGTCCGACGTCGAGACGACGCTGCGCGCCCTGACATACGCCCAACTCGGCATCGGGCTGGCCGTGCTGCTCGTGGTTGGCGTGGCGGGGTATTGGGTCGTGCACCGCAGCCTCCGGCCGCTGGTGGAAGTGGAACGGACCGCTGCGGCGATCGCGGCGGGCCAGCTGGACCGAAGGGTGCCGGAGCGGGATCCGCGGACCGAGGTCGGCCGATTGTCGCTGGCGCTGAACGGCATGCTCGCCCAGATCCAGACCGCGATCGCGGCGTCGGAGGCGTCCGCTGAGCAGGCGCGCGGTTCCGAGGAACGGATGCGCCGATTCATCACCGACGCAAGCCACGAGCTACGCACACCGCTGACCACCATCCGCGGTTTCGCTGAGCTGTACCGCCAAGGTGCCGCGGACAACATCGAGATGCTGATGAGCCGCATCGAAAGTGAGTCGAGCCGGATGGGTCTGCTGGTCGAAGACCTCTTGCTGCTGGCGCGGCTCGATGCGCAGCGTCCGCTCGATCAGCGGAGGGTTGATCTGCTGGTGTTGGCAAGCGACGCCGTCCACGATGCGCGGTCGATCGCGCCGAAGCGCAGGATCACGATGGAGGTCTTCGACGGACCCGGCACCCCCGAAGTACTCGGCGACGAGCCGCGGCTGCGGCAGGTGCTCTCGAACCTGATGTCCAATGCGCTGCAGCACACACCCGAGACGGCGGATGTCGCTGTGCGGGTGGGAACACAGGACGACACCGCGGTGCTCGAGGTCTGTGACAAGGGCCCGGGTATGAGCGTGGAAGACGCTCACCGCGTGTTCGAGCGTTTCTACCGCGCGGATTCGTCGCGGGCGCGGGCGAGCGGCGGCACCGGACTGGGGCTCTCGATCGTCGACTCGTTGGTGCACGCGCACGGCGGCACAGTCAGCGTCACGACCGCGCCGGGCCAAGGTTGCCGGTTCACGGTCAAGCTGCCGCGGATCGCCGACGTGCCCGCCCAGCTGGGTTGAGCGTCAGGGCAATTCGGCCAGTGCGGCCTTGATCCTCGCCTGCGCCTCGTCCAGTGACTCCGGAGACGGGTTGCGGTCGACGTTGGCGAATCCGAAGTCGGACAGGTTGCGCGCGGGGAACACGTGCACGTGCAGGTGCGGTACCTCGAGACCGGCGATGATCACCCCCGAACGCTCCGTGTCGAAGGCCTTGCAAACGGCCTTACCGATGCGCTGCGCGACGGCCATCACCTTGTTGAATTCGGCCGGCTCGACGTCCTGCCAGTTGTCGATCTCCGCGCGGGGGACCACCAACGTGTGGCCCTGGGTCATCGGCTCGATGGTCAGGAAGGCGACGACGTCGTCGTCCTCATAGACGAATCGACCGGGCAGCTCTCCGTTGATGATCTTGGTGAACACGCTCGCCATGCCCGTCAGCATAGTGAGGGTGCTCAGGCGCGATTCTCAGCGGATGAGGCCGTCCAGTTCCTCGATGCTCCACGGCGGTGAATCGGCGTGGTCACGATAGCCGATGATCGCCGGCGTCTGACGGTCGAAGCGACCGACGAAACCGCCTGCGGCGATGAAGATCTGGCCCGTCACGCCCTTGGCGAGATCGCTGGCGAGGTAGGCGTAGATCGGTGCGGCGTACTGGGGCGGCGGCGCGTCGAGCGCGGCCTGGGTACTGGCGTTGTCGAGCAGGCCCCGGCTGTTCAACTCAGCAATGTGGCTTTCGTACTCCGAGCCCGTGGAAAGCCGCGTCTTGGCGCCGGGGCACACCACGTTCGCCCGCACCCCGTGCTCCTTGAGCTCCGCCGCGATGGCCATCGTCAGTCCGTTGACGCCGCCCTTACCCGCGGGATACCCGGTGCCGCCGTAGTCGCCGAGATATGCGAACGAGCTGGTGTTGATGATCGAACCACCGCCCTGTTCCACCATCTTCGGCGCGGCGGCCCGGCAGGTCTCGAACGTGGTCATCAGGTGTGCGTCGATCAGATCGCGGAACAGCGTGCTGGTGACTCGCAGAATCGACTCACCCGCGAGCCCGGGCGTGCCCGCGCAGTTGACGAGGATGTCGATGCTGCCGAACTCCTCCACGCACCGCTCGATAAGCGCGTCGGCGACGTCGGGGTCGGACGGCGAGCCGGGATGGGCGATCGCACCGGCTATCCGTTCGGCGGCCTCGTTCGCGGTGGCGGGGTCGCGTCC
The nucleotide sequence above comes from Mycolicibacterium moriokaense. Encoded proteins:
- a CDS encoding SDR family NAD(P)-dependent oxidoreductase, with product MVVGGTRGIGLAVAELLATQGAGVVLNGRDPATANEAAERIAGAIAHPGSPSDPDVADALIERCVEEFGSIDILVNCAGTPGLAGESILRVTSTLFRDLIDAHLMTTFETCRAAAPKMVEQGGGSIINTSSFAYLGDYGGTGYPAGKGGVNGLTMAIAAELKEHGVRANVVCPGAKTRLSTGSEYESHIAELNSRGLLDNASTQAALDAPPPQYAAPIYAYLASDLAKGVTGQIFIAAGGFVGRFDRQTPAIIGYRDHADSPPWSIEELDGLIR
- a CDS encoding response regulator transcription factor — translated: MAMAPAHEHTPEATVLVVDDETNIVELLSVSLKFQGFDVYTASNGSAALDKAREVKPDAVILDVMMPGMDGFGVLRRLRADGIDAPALFLTARDSLQDKIAGLTLGGDDYVTKPFSLEEVVARLRVILRRSGRGAVEEARSSRLTFADIELDEDTHEVWKAGEPVSLSPTEFTLLRYFIINAGTVLSKPKILDHVWRYDFGGDVNVVESYVSYLRRKIDTGEQRLLHTLRGVGYVLREPR
- a CDS encoding sensor histidine kinase produces the protein MGALSRRGIPLRVGLVAATLVLVACGLLAADVAVTSILRHSLSNRVDEELLDASRSWAQAPRQVPAEPMAGPNPARPPSDFYVRGIGPDGHIWMAVNDRDAEPALPDSNDVGPEPVTIGSVGDSGVRWRAMTVRGPQGELTTVAIDLSDVETTLRALTYAQLGIGLAVLLVVGVAGYWVVHRSLRPLVEVERTAAAIAAGQLDRRVPERDPRTEVGRLSLALNGMLAQIQTAIAASEASAEQARGSEERMRRFITDASHELRTPLTTIRGFAELYRQGAADNIEMLMSRIESESSRMGLLVEDLLLLARLDAQRPLDQRRVDLLVLASDAVHDARSIAPKRRITMEVFDGPGTPEVLGDEPRLRQVLSNLMSNALQHTPETADVAVRVGTQDDTAVLEVCDKGPGMSVEDAHRVFERFYRADSSRARASGGTGLGLSIVDSLVHAHGGTVSVTTAPGQGCRFTVKLPRIADVPAQLG
- a CDS encoding HIT family protein, which produces MASVFTKIINGELPGRFVYEDDDVVAFLTIEPMTQGHTLVVPRAEIDNWQDVEPAEFNKVMAVAQRIGKAVCKAFDTERSGVIIAGLEVPHLHVHVFPARNLSDFGFANVDRNPSPESLDEAQARIKAALAELP